A region of the Clostridium sp. AN503 genome:
TAAATCCCCCTTTTACTTTTCTATATGCCACTTTCACGTTATCTTTTTCAACGCTATTACCGCGTTTCCATATCTCCTTTAAATCTTCATTATGCATATCTCGTTTAAATATATTTCTAAGCTCCTTTTTCAAGGTTTTAATTCTATCCTCGCGTCGAAAATTAAATGGAATATATAGCCAGTCATTTTTAATAAATATTGTGCTGTCAGTATTCGCCCCTATCCGATCCGCAACATTCTCACCAGAAGGAACCGACTGCGCATCTATTCCATTATAACTGTCTTCATTGTTTTCCTGAACTTGATATAAAGTTGGGAAATTCCTTAAATTTAAACGTCCTAGTGCGCTATATGGGTTATGTAAAAATTCAAATGCAAAATCATCCGGGTCTATACCACGAACCAGTCCATATAATTCCATAAGCGTTTTGTTTTCTTCAGTAAGAAGCGGAAAGAAAATCTTTTTGACGTTACAATATTTTAATAAATATGGCAAGCCATTTATATGGTCCGCATCCAAATGGGAAAGAAAAACCGCATGGATCACTTCATCTTCCTGGAAATTATATTTTATTTGATGTTCTACAAAAGATACACTCGTTAAAGAGCCACAATCATAGACAATGTTTATCTTTTCAGGCCCGGCTACACTAAACTGC
Encoded here:
- a CDS encoding MBL fold metallo-hydrolase, encoding MMIRSFLPVGQGAFYCEQFSVAGPEKINIVYDCGSLTSVSFVEHQIKYNFQEDEVIHAVFLSHLDADHINGLPYLLKYCNVKKIFFPLLTEENKTLMELYGLVRGIDPDDFAFEFLHNPYSALGRLNLRNFPTLYQVQENNEDSYNGIDAQSVPSGENVADRIGANTDSTIFIKNDWLYIPFNFRREDRIKTLKKELRNIFKRDMHNEDLKEIWKRGNSVEKDNVKVAYRKVKGGFNVNSMTLFSGDQKGIASQLVGTTPILPYCRHGFYCCDEKNGGCLYTGDYNANEEMNWEQLRVAYDEHWNQIGCVQIPHHGSSGSYNSELANLDSYFVISAGSKNRYGHPHAIVLKDLLFHGHCPLVVTEHSGSAVHIVVEL